One genomic window of Bradyrhizobium sp. CCGE-LA001 includes the following:
- the rfbA gene encoding glucose-1-phosphate thymidylyltransferase RfbA, with protein MLKGIVLAGGSGTRLYPITRVVSKQLLPIYDKPMIYYPLSTLMLAGIREILIITTPSDRCQFELLLGDGSQWGIRLSYAEQTRPAGLADAFIVGADFIGDDRVAMVLGDNIFFGDGLSDLLARAARREQGATVFAYHVRDPERYGVVAFDAADRPVSIEEKPKRPASNWAITGLYFFDNRVVRYARRVEPSSRGELEITDLQMRYLSAGALHVERMGRGFAWLDTGTVESLIDAGTFVQTLEKRQGMKIACLEEVAFRLGFINRNQLLALARPLEKSGYGKYLSEITALPQFASQ; from the coding sequence ATGCTGAAGGGAATCGTGCTGGCCGGCGGCAGCGGAACGCGCCTTTATCCGATCACGCGCGTGGTCAGCAAGCAGTTGCTCCCGATCTATGACAAGCCAATGATCTATTATCCCCTGTCGACGCTGATGTTGGCGGGGATTCGTGAAATTCTGATCATCACCACGCCCTCTGACCGGTGTCAGTTCGAGCTGTTGCTGGGTGACGGCAGCCAATGGGGCATTCGGCTCAGCTACGCGGAACAAACACGCCCCGCCGGTCTCGCTGACGCCTTCATAGTTGGTGCCGATTTCATCGGAGATGATCGTGTCGCGATGGTGCTCGGGGACAATATCTTCTTCGGCGATGGTCTGAGTGATCTGCTTGCCAGGGCGGCAAGACGCGAGCAAGGAGCCACGGTTTTTGCCTATCACGTCCGAGACCCTGAACGATATGGAGTGGTCGCGTTCGATGCGGCGGACCGCCCGGTATCGATCGAAGAGAAACCCAAACGGCCGGCTTCGAACTGGGCGATCACGGGGTTGTACTTCTTTGACAATCGCGTCGTCCGGTACGCTCGCCGCGTCGAGCCATCATCGCGCGGCGAGCTCGAGATTACCGATCTTCAGATGCGTTATCTTTCGGCAGGTGCGCTTCACGTTGAGCGTATGGGGCGGGGTTTTGCCTGGCTGGACACCGGCACGGTCGAGTCTCTCATCGATGCAGGTACGTTCGTGCAGACCCTGGAGAAGCGGCAGGGAATGAAGATCGCCTGTCTCGAAGAGGTTGCCTTCAGGCTTGGCTTCATCAATCGAAATCAACTTCTCGCGCTGGCGCGACCGCTGGAGAAGAGCGGCTATGGCAAATATCTCAGCGAAATCACGGCGCTCCCGCAATTTGCGTCCCAATAG
- the rfbC gene encoding dTDP-4-dehydrorhamnose 3,5-epimerase, with protein sequence MLESRSLAIPDVKVIRPDRFSDARGYFSETFQRSTFAQKGILHDFVQDNQSCSKRIGTVRGLHFQRPPFAQAKLIRVLSGAILDVAVDLRRSSPSFGKHIAIQLDGESGEQVFIPKGFAHGFCTLQSNTVVLYKVDQVYAPSHDGGVYWADPALEIEWPVTTSEAQLSPKDQILPALSQLGCVFD encoded by the coding sequence ATGCTGGAATCACGATCCTTGGCGATCCCTGATGTCAAAGTAATTCGCCCGGATCGGTTTTCCGACGCCCGCGGTTACTTCTCTGAGACTTTCCAGCGATCGACCTTTGCGCAGAAGGGAATCCTCCATGACTTTGTTCAGGATAATCAGTCCTGCTCGAAGCGCATCGGGACGGTACGCGGCCTGCATTTTCAGCGTCCGCCTTTCGCGCAGGCCAAGCTGATACGGGTGTTGAGCGGCGCCATTCTCGACGTCGCGGTGGATCTCCGGCGTTCATCGCCGAGTTTCGGCAAGCACATCGCCATTCAATTGGATGGTGAAAGCGGCGAGCAGGTTTTCATTCCGAAGGGATTTGCGCATGGCTTTTGCACGCTGCAGTCCAATACCGTCGTCCTCTACAAGGTCGACCAGGTCTACGCCCCGAGCCATGACGGTGGCGTCTATTGGGCCGATCCAGCGCTAGAGATTGAGTGGCCCGTGACAACCTCAGAGGCTCAGTTGTCGCCGAAGGACCAGATCCTTCCTGCGCTGAGCCAGCTCGGTTGCGTGTTCGACTGA
- a CDS encoding AAA family ATPase: protein MLQNNLKDTDRLRLPVNLTPSGQTDGGGITEIINLGIGLLRRQYLVILVTAALVIAISLLYLRLASPTYTAQVQILLANQRAQFVQQQSLLAEPPFDLNQIETQIQLVRSKATAAAVIDQLKLTNDPDFNASAPSLHSLWQRVRSWTRTESTKDAPSGRHGEPSDDVIDAFLSRLSASRVGYSNVLEISFNSSSSGRAAEIVNAIANTYVADQLNAKFDANRRATSWLQDRLRDLGDQALAAQRAVDVYKSQNNIVSLDGRLIDEHQITEINSRLAVARAQTSEATAKLSRYETLLASFDPKKPSSMLDLDAIGSDGLNSAIITALRQQYLELTRREAELTARVGRDHLAVVNVRNRAREFRVSIFDEVRRLAEVSRSEFELAKQRQEEIEKQLAKAVAQSRSVNSAELTIKDLESRAKGLRSLYETFLQRYMSSAQQETFPISETRVLFPASPPSSKSKPKSRLVLALGIFGGLALGIGLALLRDLMDRVFRTSSQVETVLELPCLSMVPFLPSRKSQKPAVRLQKTEDDVQQRIVSAPTAIHRTVVGMPLSRYTEAIRSIKLAIDHNPEKISSQVIGITSALPNEGKTTIAASLAQLIGHAGKKAIIVDCDLRNPSLSSIFAPKAACGIIEVANGSRSLADAIWRDPTTNLAFLPAVRRGPLLHTSEILCAEAISKLFDRLRTQYDYIIVDLPPLTPLVDVRATSSLIDCYILVVEWGRTKIDVVQHALHTAPNIQDSLIGVVLSKTDTKAMARYDGHRSYYYHDSHYIRYGLSGS, encoded by the coding sequence ATGCTTCAGAACAACCTCAAAGACACGGACAGGCTACGATTGCCGGTGAACTTGACCCCATCCGGCCAGACCGACGGCGGGGGGATCACCGAGATCATCAATCTCGGTATCGGACTGTTGCGGCGTCAGTATCTGGTAATCCTTGTTACCGCTGCACTGGTCATTGCGATTAGCCTGCTTTATCTCCGACTGGCATCTCCGACCTACACGGCGCAGGTCCAGATCCTGTTAGCCAATCAGCGGGCCCAGTTTGTCCAGCAGCAGTCACTTCTCGCCGAGCCGCCTTTTGATCTCAATCAAATCGAGACGCAGATCCAGCTCGTGAGATCGAAGGCCACCGCTGCTGCGGTAATCGACCAGTTGAAGCTAACCAACGATCCTGACTTCAACGCGTCGGCGCCATCCCTACACTCGCTCTGGCAGCGAGTGCGATCATGGACCCGGACCGAATCGACGAAGGACGCGCCATCCGGTAGGCATGGCGAGCCATCGGACGACGTTATCGATGCATTCCTTAGTCGGCTTTCCGCGTCACGTGTCGGATACAGCAACGTCCTTGAAATCAGCTTCAATTCGAGTTCTTCAGGTCGAGCCGCCGAGATCGTCAATGCGATAGCCAACACCTACGTTGCCGATCAGCTCAATGCAAAGTTCGACGCCAATCGCCGGGCAACAAGCTGGCTGCAAGATAGGCTGCGGGATCTCGGAGACCAAGCCCTCGCCGCACAACGTGCTGTCGACGTCTACAAGAGTCAAAACAACATTGTCTCTCTGGACGGACGCCTCATCGACGAGCACCAGATCACGGAAATCAACAGTCGATTGGCCGTTGCGCGTGCCCAGACATCCGAAGCTACGGCTAAGCTGTCTCGTTACGAAACCCTCCTTGCTTCCTTCGATCCGAAGAAGCCGTCCTCGATGCTCGATCTGGACGCTATCGGAAGCGACGGGCTAAACAGCGCCATCATCACGGCGCTGCGCCAGCAATATCTCGAACTCACCCGACGTGAGGCAGAATTGACGGCAAGAGTTGGCCGCGATCACTTGGCGGTCGTCAATGTCCGGAACCGCGCGCGAGAGTTTCGCGTTTCCATTTTCGATGAAGTCAGGAGACTTGCTGAAGTCAGTCGAAGTGAATTCGAGCTTGCGAAGCAGCGCCAGGAAGAAATCGAAAAGCAGCTCGCGAAGGCCGTTGCTCAATCCCGTTCGGTCAACTCTGCCGAGCTGACGATCAAGGATCTTGAGAGCCGGGCAAAAGGCTTACGCAGCCTGTATGAGACCTTCCTGCAGCGTTACATGAGCTCCGCGCAGCAGGAGACATTTCCCATCTCGGAAACGCGGGTGCTTTTCCCCGCTTCGCCGCCATCTAGCAAGAGCAAGCCGAAATCACGATTGGTGCTGGCGCTCGGCATTTTTGGTGGTCTCGCACTCGGTATTGGCTTGGCGCTCCTCAGAGACCTCATGGACCGCGTCTTTCGTACCTCTTCACAAGTGGAGACCGTGCTGGAATTGCCTTGTCTTTCTATGGTCCCGTTCTTGCCGAGCCGCAAATCTCAGAAACCGGCAGTTCGACTCCAGAAAACCGAAGATGATGTTCAGCAACGCATAGTTTCAGCCCCCACCGCCATCCATCGGACCGTGGTTGGGATGCCACTTTCTCGATATACCGAGGCAATTCGTTCTATCAAGCTTGCCATCGACCACAATCCGGAGAAGATCTCCTCGCAGGTGATCGGTATTACCTCGGCCCTACCCAATGAGGGAAAGACCACAATTGCAGCCTCGCTCGCGCAATTGATCGGCCACGCCGGCAAGAAAGCCATCATCGTCGATTGCGACCTCAGGAATCCCTCATTGTCTTCCATCTTTGCGCCCAAGGCAGCCTGCGGAATTATCGAGGTCGCAAACGGGAGCCGATCGCTCGCCGATGCAATCTGGCGGGATCCGACGACCAATCTTGCATTTCTGCCCGCCGTGCGGCGAGGACCTCTGCTTCACACCAGCGAAATCCTCTGCGCCGAGGCGATAAGCAAGCTGTTCGACCGTTTGCGAACCCAATATGACTATATCATCGTCGACCTTCCTCCCCTAACTCCGTTAGTTGATGTCCGGGCCACCTCATCTCTCATAGATTGCTACATCCTTGTCGTTGAATGGGGTCGGACCAAAATCGATGTTGTGCAGCACGCACTGCACACGGCTCCCAACATCCAAGATTCACTGATCGGAGTTGTCCTCAGCAAAACAGATACTAAAGCAATGGCCCGATACGATGGTCATCGGAGCTACTACTATCATGATAGCCACTACATCCGTTATGGTCTTTCCGGCTCTTGA
- a CDS encoding peptidase domain-containing ABC transporter, with protein MSLQISAEIDAADGVNDHVAGAPGQATQTALECLSKIAGHHGIDLPVERLKHAYAVAAPPSLRLLLRMAQDAGLRAKSTKLDWGALIRLGEAYPALVRLANGNCIVVLGTERSAEGSDVVCVFDPLADRKHEVLVVDRERFCARWAGDTILIKREQTVRDGRKSFGLRWFVPELLRQWRLFRDVAIAAILLYALGLVIPIFFQLVIDKVLVHESFTTLYVLAAGAAVALVFDAIFGFLRRYLLLYATNKVDIRVATKTFAHLLGLPVTFFEHMAAGVLVKHMQQAARIREFLTGRLFLTSLDALSLFVFLPVLALYSVKLTLMVLAFTAASGAVVGLLMGPFRRRLYDLYQAEGARQALLVETVHGMRTVKSLGMEPVQGGVWDNRCAQSVAMRFGVEKISAGAQALTGFLEKLMTLGIIALGALDVFAGEMTIGALVAFNMLAGRVSGPLVQLVTMVHEYQEVALAVKMLGEVMNQTPERDGKKDGLRPDFAGKIEFESVSFRYGAEGAPALEDVSFTVEPGSIFGIVGRSGSGKTTLTRLISGMYPVQQGLLRIDGYDARELDLAHLRRNLGIVLQDNFLFRGTVRDNIACVKRDATFAEVVAAAQLAGADEFIERLPRGFDTQLEEDASNLSGGQKQRLAIARALIVNPRILIFDEATSALDSESEMIIKRNLRRLAAGRTVIIVSHRLSMLTEANQILVMDRGQIVDVDRHDHLLSKCTIYRHLWNQQMKQIA; from the coding sequence ATGTCTCTTCAAATTTCCGCTGAAATCGACGCCGCCGACGGCGTGAACGACCACGTGGCGGGCGCGCCGGGGCAGGCAACGCAGACGGCATTAGAATGTCTGTCTAAGATCGCCGGTCATCATGGTATCGACTTGCCGGTCGAACGCCTGAAGCACGCCTACGCCGTGGCCGCTCCGCCGTCGTTGCGTCTCCTGTTGCGCATGGCGCAGGACGCGGGCCTGCGCGCGAAAAGCACGAAGCTAGATTGGGGCGCATTGATACGCCTCGGTGAGGCCTATCCGGCGCTGGTTCGGCTCGCAAATGGCAACTGCATCGTGGTTCTTGGTACGGAACGGAGCGCTGAGGGCTCTGATGTCGTCTGTGTCTTCGATCCGCTCGCCGACCGCAAGCACGAGGTCTTGGTTGTTGACAGGGAGCGATTCTGTGCCCGATGGGCCGGTGACACGATCCTGATCAAACGCGAGCAGACGGTTCGGGATGGTCGGAAGAGTTTCGGCCTACGGTGGTTCGTACCGGAGTTGCTTCGTCAATGGCGATTGTTCAGGGATGTCGCGATCGCCGCCATCCTGCTCTATGCTTTGGGCCTCGTTATTCCGATCTTTTTCCAGCTCGTTATCGACAAGGTTCTGGTTCATGAGAGCTTCACCACGCTGTACGTACTTGCGGCAGGAGCGGCCGTAGCGCTCGTCTTTGACGCGATATTCGGTTTTCTGCGGCGCTACCTGCTGCTCTATGCGACGAACAAGGTCGATATTCGAGTTGCCACGAAGACCTTCGCCCATCTTCTCGGGCTGCCGGTCACCTTCTTCGAGCACATGGCCGCGGGGGTGCTGGTCAAGCACATGCAGCAAGCGGCCCGCATCCGAGAATTTCTGACCGGGCGACTATTCCTGACGAGTCTCGACGCGCTCTCGCTTTTTGTCTTCTTGCCGGTCCTTGCACTCTACAGCGTCAAGCTGACGCTGATGGTTCTCGCGTTCACCGCCGCCAGCGGTGCTGTCGTCGGCCTGCTGATGGGGCCTTTCCGGCGACGTCTTTACGATCTTTACCAAGCGGAAGGCGCGCGGCAGGCTCTGCTCGTCGAAACAGTTCATGGTATGCGCACCGTGAAGTCGCTTGGAATGGAGCCCGTGCAGGGCGGGGTCTGGGATAACCGCTGCGCACAGTCCGTGGCCATGCGCTTTGGTGTCGAGAAGATTTCCGCAGGCGCCCAGGCGCTCACCGGATTTCTCGAAAAACTCATGACGCTTGGAATCATAGCGCTCGGAGCACTCGATGTCTTCGCTGGCGAAATGACGATCGGAGCGCTGGTCGCCTTCAATATGTTGGCCGGGAGGGTCTCCGGACCATTGGTTCAGCTCGTGACCATGGTGCACGAGTACCAGGAAGTTGCTCTCGCCGTGAAGATGCTTGGCGAGGTCATGAATCAAACACCAGAGCGTGATGGTAAGAAAGATGGGCTGCGGCCTGACTTCGCCGGGAAAATCGAGTTCGAGAGTGTTTCTTTTCGTTATGGAGCTGAAGGGGCGCCGGCGCTCGAAGATGTCTCTTTCACCGTCGAGCCGGGTTCGATCTTCGGGATCGTCGGCCGGAGCGGCTCTGGGAAAACGACGCTCACACGGCTGATCTCGGGCATGTATCCGGTGCAGCAGGGACTCTTGCGTATCGACGGGTATGATGCGAGGGAGCTCGATCTGGCACATCTGCGCCGAAACCTCGGCATTGTCCTGCAAGATAATTTCCTGTTCCGCGGAACGGTCCGCGACAATATCGCTTGCGTAAAGCGTGATGCGACCTTTGCCGAGGTCGTCGCCGCGGCCCAGCTCGCCGGCGCTGACGAGTTCATCGAGCGGTTGCCGCGCGGCTTCGACACCCAGCTCGAGGAAGACGCTTCGAACCTGTCCGGCGGGCAGAAGCAGCGGCTCGCGATAGCGAGAGCGCTGATCGTCAATCCACGAATCTTGATCTTCGACGAAGCGACGAGTGCACTTGATTCCGAAAGCGAGATGATCATCAAGCGCAATCTGCGTCGTTTGGCGGCGGGGCGCACGGTGATCATCGTCTCGCATCGGCTGTCGATGCTGACCGAAGCGAATCAGATCCTGGTGATGGACCGCGGCCAGATCGTCGACGTGGATCGCCACGATCACCTCCTGTCGAAATGCACGATCTACAGGCATTTGTGGAATCAACAGATGAAGCAGATTGCATGA
- the rfbB gene encoding dTDP-glucose 4,6-dehydratase, which produces MRILVTGGAGFIGSAVCRRLVLQTGAAVINVDKLTYAANLASLASVERLEPYAFLQSDICDREVIDLAFADYEPDAIIHLAAESHVDRSINGPGAFVSTNIVGTYTLLEAARTYYERLPLPRRKQFRFVHVSTDEVYGSLGPDDLFREDTPYRPSSPYSASKAASDHLALAWFRTYGLPVIVSNCSNNYGPYQFPEKLIPLTILNAIDRKPLPVYGDGKNIRDWLHVDDHAAGLIRLLHEGKPGEKYNFGGDAERSNMEVVTQICDVLDRLSPSTSIRRSLITFVPDRPGHDARYAIDASKARRELDWKPTRTFEQGLAETVGWYLKNRAWWERTRRGAYDGSRLGLLAAQH; this is translated from the coding sequence ATGCGTATCTTGGTGACGGGCGGAGCAGGCTTTATCGGTTCTGCGGTGTGTCGTCGTTTGGTGCTGCAGACCGGTGCCGCAGTGATCAACGTTGACAAGCTGACATACGCAGCCAATCTGGCATCGCTTGCCAGCGTCGAGAGACTGGAGCCCTATGCGTTCCTGCAGTCCGACATCTGCGATCGCGAGGTCATCGATCTTGCGTTCGCCGACTACGAGCCGGATGCGATCATCCATTTGGCGGCAGAGAGCCACGTCGATCGCTCGATCAATGGGCCCGGCGCATTCGTCAGCACCAACATAGTTGGCACCTACACGCTACTGGAGGCCGCCAGAACCTACTACGAACGCCTGCCGCTTCCGAGGCGGAAGCAGTTTCGCTTCGTCCATGTGTCGACAGACGAAGTCTACGGCTCGTTGGGCCCGGACGATTTGTTTCGGGAGGACACGCCCTACAGACCGAGCTCGCCGTATTCGGCGAGCAAGGCTGCATCGGACCATCTCGCGCTCGCGTGGTTTCGAACCTATGGCTTGCCGGTCATCGTGTCGAACTGCTCGAATAACTATGGACCGTACCAGTTCCCGGAGAAGCTCATCCCGCTGACGATCCTCAACGCGATCGACCGAAAGCCTTTACCGGTTTACGGCGACGGCAAAAATATCCGCGATTGGCTTCACGTCGATGACCATGCGGCTGGCTTGATAAGACTGCTGCACGAAGGGAAACCGGGCGAGAAGTACAATTTCGGTGGAGATGCGGAGCGATCCAACATGGAGGTTGTCACCCAAATCTGTGACGTGCTGGATCGATTGTCTCCATCGACGAGCATAAGACGATCTCTCATCACATTCGTGCCGGATCGTCCGGGGCATGATGCGCGCTACGCAATCGATGCGTCAAAGGCACGTCGTGAGCTCGATTGGAAGCCGACGAGAACTTTCGAACAGGGGCTGGCGGAGACCGTGGGGTGGTATCTCAAGAACCGTGCGTGGTGGGAGCGTACCCGTCGCGGTGCCTATGACGGCTCGCGTCTCGGTCTCCTGGCCGCCCAACACTGA
- a CDS encoding HlyD family type I secretion periplasmic adaptor subunit encodes MVAEFQSDATEVEQQAPPRLARITLYGLLALVAFAVAWASVSQVEMIVTAQGKLTTTRPNLVVQPLETSVIREIHVKAGDRVNRGDLLATLDPTFSQADFDQLRGRVAGFDASIDRLGAELNGAEYTVKDLTNADQILQGKLFLQRKAAYEAQIQNYDAQIASARANLKTAQDEEGVLLQRLDTMRSIEAMRTALMDKEVGSRLNFLLSRDARLDVESNLARVRGSIADTTHRLEKARADQKVFAEEFRRTTFQELVETLPKRNSAAEELKKAELRRQLIVLQAPADAVVLDIASRTVGSVVREAETLFVLVPRDVPLQAEVNVEGRDIGQVALGQAVRIKFEAFPFQKYGTATGEVRVISQDTFSPDTKAEGARRAPAPYYRVLVDLSDTHLRLPAERIQMIPGMAVTAELKVGKRTVISYFLYPLLRGLDESIREP; translated from the coding sequence GTGGTCGCTGAGTTTCAATCGGATGCAACCGAGGTCGAGCAGCAAGCGCCCCCGCGGCTCGCTCGGATCACCCTTTACGGTTTACTTGCACTGGTTGCCTTCGCGGTCGCCTGGGCGTCCGTTTCGCAAGTCGAGATGATCGTCACAGCACAGGGGAAATTGACGACGACACGTCCCAACCTGGTTGTGCAGCCTCTGGAAACGTCGGTCATACGCGAGATCCACGTCAAGGCCGGTGATCGCGTCAACCGCGGCGACCTTCTGGCGACCCTCGATCCGACTTTTTCACAGGCGGATTTCGACCAATTGCGCGGCAGAGTGGCTGGGTTCGATGCGTCGATCGATCGCCTGGGCGCCGAACTGAACGGGGCCGAGTATACAGTCAAGGACCTCACCAATGCAGATCAGATCCTCCAGGGAAAGTTGTTCTTGCAGAGGAAAGCCGCCTATGAGGCGCAAATCCAGAACTACGACGCCCAGATCGCGTCGGCTCGGGCCAATCTGAAGACGGCGCAGGACGAGGAGGGCGTACTCCTTCAGCGGCTCGATACGATGCGCTCGATCGAAGCCATGCGCACCGCCTTGATGGACAAGGAAGTCGGTTCGAGGTTGAACTTTCTGCTCTCGCGTGATGCACGGCTCGACGTTGAGAGCAATCTGGCGCGTGTTCGCGGCAGTATCGCGGATACGACGCATCGGCTGGAGAAGGCCCGTGCAGACCAAAAGGTCTTTGCCGAGGAATTTCGTCGCACCACGTTTCAGGAGCTGGTGGAGACATTGCCGAAGCGCAATAGCGCGGCAGAGGAACTGAAGAAGGCCGAACTTCGTCGACAGCTGATCGTTCTTCAGGCGCCGGCAGATGCGGTGGTGCTCGACATCGCGAGCAGAACGGTCGGCTCGGTGGTCCGCGAGGCAGAGACGCTATTTGTCCTGGTTCCCCGTGATGTGCCGCTTCAGGCGGAAGTCAACGTCGAGGGCCGGGATATCGGGCAGGTCGCGCTGGGGCAGGCAGTCCGTATCAAGTTTGAAGCGTTTCCTTTCCAGAAGTATGGAACTGCAACGGGGGAAGTCCGCGTCATCAGTCAGGATACGTTCTCGCCGGATACGAAGGCGGAAGGTGCGCGCCGTGCGCCCGCACCCTATTACCGCGTACTGGTCGATTTGTCGGACACGCACCTTCGGCTGCCGGCTGAGCGCATTCAAATGATTCCGGGTATGGCAGTGACCGCCGAACTGAAGGTCGGCAAGCGCACCGTGATTTCCTATTTCCTCTACCCATTGCTACGCGGATTGGATGAAAGCATCCGCGAGCCTTAA
- the rfbD gene encoding dTDP-4-dehydrorhamnose reductase: protein MVRPILIVGRNGQLARCLRELAAMRSLPVVALGRPELDLENREGIDKLIASIGPSAIINAAAYTAVDQAESETAKAFSINRDGAAALADVAWQMNIPLIHHSTDYVFDGSKPDAYDESDIPAPLNAYGASKLAGEAAVLAAHPLATVIRCSWLYSPYGGNFVRTMLRLCETQQIVRVVSDQHGNPTSAFDLAEAVLQIAERSAMNDRRATAGIFHLAGQGETNWHDFARAIFSERSRLGARVPTLEAITTEEFPTAARRPRNSRLDSSKAERVFGVRLAPWRHALKACLEQLGETDAEGNRAGRRQRNAPLSDHARGQQAVAPDL from the coding sequence ATGGTGCGCCCCATCCTCATTGTCGGCCGAAATGGTCAGTTGGCAAGGTGTCTTCGTGAACTTGCCGCAATGCGCAGTCTGCCCGTGGTGGCTCTCGGGCGCCCGGAACTGGATCTGGAGAACCGCGAGGGGATCGATAAGCTCATTGCTTCAATCGGACCGTCCGCGATCATCAATGCGGCCGCTTATACGGCGGTCGACCAGGCCGAGTCTGAGACGGCGAAGGCGTTCAGCATCAACCGCGATGGTGCGGCGGCATTGGCGGATGTTGCATGGCAGATGAATATCCCGCTCATTCATCATTCGACCGACTATGTCTTCGACGGCTCGAAGCCAGATGCATACGATGAAAGCGACATTCCCGCACCTTTGAACGCCTATGGAGCGTCGAAGCTGGCCGGTGAAGCTGCTGTACTGGCAGCGCACCCCCTCGCGACGGTGATCAGGTGCTCGTGGCTTTACAGCCCCTATGGCGGCAATTTCGTCCGAACGATGCTGCGGCTGTGTGAGACGCAGCAGATTGTTAGGGTGGTCAGTGACCAACATGGCAATCCGACCTCTGCATTCGATCTCGCGGAGGCTGTCCTTCAGATCGCAGAGCGGTCGGCAATGAACGATCGCAGGGCGACGGCCGGCATCTTTCATCTCGCGGGCCAAGGCGAGACGAACTGGCACGACTTTGCACGAGCAATCTTCTCTGAGCGCTCCCGTCTTGGAGCGAGAGTTCCGACGCTGGAGGCGATCACGACGGAGGAGTTTCCGACCGCTGCCCGCCGACCTCGGAATTCGCGCCTCGACTCATCCAAGGCCGAACGCGTGTTCGGGGTTCGATTGGCGCCGTGGCGCCATGCATTGAAAGCTTGTCTGGAGCAACTGGGAGAAACCGATGCTGAAGGGAATCGTGCTGGCCGGCGGCAGCGGAACGCGCCTTTATCCGATCACGCGCGTGGTCAGCAAGCAGTTGCTCCCGATCTATGA